The following coding sequences lie in one Eubacterium ventriosum genomic window:
- a CDS encoding D-alanine--D-alanine ligase, which yields MNIVVLCGGNSTEREVSINSGSMVCEALRKKNHNAILMDVYFGLEDIDIFEKSASKYDVESVKKNIQSLSDKVSEDRRSFFGNNVIEICQKADIVFMALHGKNGEDGKCQAAFDLYGIKYTGSGHLASAIGMDKGVTKQIFMSKGVPTAKSVWIKKGESTDLKDYGMKVPVVVKACNGGSSVGVVLVHQESEYEDAVKTCFELDNQILVEDFIKGREFSIGVINKKALPVVEIIPRDGWYDYKNKYNGATEEVCPANLNDELTKKIQKVAEDACNAIGCEPYARADVMMDADGNMFCLEVNTLPGMTATSLVPQEAKAVGMDFPTLCDYLVELSLKKNN from the coding sequence AATTCAGGATCAATGGTTTGTGAAGCTTTAAGAAAGAAGAATCATAATGCTATTCTGATGGATGTATACTTTGGACTTGAAGATATAGATATTTTTGAAAAATCAGCTAGCAAATATGATGTTGAAAGTGTAAAGAAGAACATTCAGTCATTATCAGATAAGGTTAGCGAAGACAGAAGAAGTTTCTTTGGTAATAATGTTATTGAAATTTGCCAGAAAGCTGATATTGTTTTTATGGCTCTTCACGGAAAGAATGGTGAAGACGGAAAGTGTCAGGCAGCTTTTGATTTATATGGTATTAAATATACAGGTTCAGGCCATCTTGCAAGTGCAATAGGAATGGACAAAGGCGTTACAAAACAGATTTTTATGTCAAAAGGTGTTCCAACAGCTAAGAGTGTGTGGATTAAAAAAGGCGAAAGCACAGACCTTAAAGACTATGGAATGAAAGTTCCTGTTGTAGTTAAAGCATGTAATGGAGGTTCAAGCGTTGGCGTTGTTCTTGTTCACCAAGAAAGTGAATATGAAGATGCAGTAAAAACCTGTTTTGAATTAGATAATCAGATCCTTGTGGAAGACTTTATTAAAGGCAGAGAGTTTTCCATTGGAGTTATTAATAAAAAAGCCCTTCCTGTAGTTGAAATTATTCCAAGAGATGGATGGTATGATTACAAGAATAAATATAACGGAGCTACAGAAGAAGTCTGTCCTGCCAATCTTAATGATGAATTAACAAAGAAGATTCAAAAGGTAGCTGAGGATGCATGTAATGCTATTGGCTGTGAACCTTATGCAAGAGCAGATGTTATGATGGATGCTGATGGCAATATGTTCTGTCTTGAAGTTAATACCTTGCCGGGAATGACAGCAACATCACTTGTACCACAGGAAGCAAAGGCAGTAGGTATGGATTTCCCTACATTGTGTGATTATCTTGTAGAGTTATCATTAAAAAAGAATAACTAA